In the Paramisgurnus dabryanus chromosome 5, PD_genome_1.1, whole genome shotgun sequence genome, one interval contains:
- the LOC135732739 gene encoding polyunsaturated fatty acid 5-lipoxygenase-like translates to MQTSMMTSKTEESPLAVIQTTECAAQYADTNLIYNVLVSTGGVGVRDFSLTLLDSNNHCSVKTLVNKPVYGGFSKEISVEITGTKELGDIALVKIEQDNCQWFCMHIKVKTPSGKCFEFPCYRWIDKNEVLVREGSARLPQDETEFLKKRRQEELESRKEIFRWIQRRPGFPQSIEPTLNKLPLDVQFDEEKQSEFTKNTYEVFVKLDLGRYKDSFQSWKDFADLEKIFTNYETKNTLLENVIQDWNTDYMFGYQFLNGCNPVMIRKCMKLPDKFPVTHEMVKGSLQRGLTLQDEIKKGNIYIADYEILAGLPANKAKNTQYYLTAPICLLYNNRVNQIVPIAIQLSQTPGEKSPIFLPDDNEYDWMLAKMWVKSSDFNVHQLVTHLLKTHLISEVFEVAMYRQLSAAHPVYKLLIPHVRFTMAINAEARIKLISDDGFFGKSSSVSGNGIDQLMERATKTLTLKSLCFPETIKARGMENAPKYYYRDDGMMIWKAIHCFVSDVVEIYYAGDEKVQKDVEIQGFVKNVSFGLLDSKGEKFPQSLNTRAELTEYLTAVIFNASAQHAAVNFGQFEWDAWIPNSPSTMRKPPPIKKGEVDLKYFMESLPDRDSSSGALGTTWALSRFQKNERYLGMYPDMRFTEPAVKEAIKKFHKKLNEVTDSIKRRNEGLTMEYCYLSPNKIPNSVAI, encoded by the exons ATGCAAACCTCCATGATGACGTCGAAAACAGAAGAGTCTCCACTGGCTGTCATACAAACAACAGAATGTGCAGCTCAATAT GCAGACACAAATCTTATCTACAACGTGTTGGTATCAACTGGTGGTGTGGGAGTAAGGGATTTTTCCTTGACACTGCTGGACTCAAACAATCATTGCAGTGTCAAAACGTTGGTGAATAAACCCGTATATGGTGGTTTTAGCAAG GAGATCTCTGTTGAAATCACTGGAACGAAGGAGCTTGGAGACATTGCCCTGGTGAAAATTGAACAAGACAATTGTCAGTGGTTCTGTATGCATATCAAAGTGAAAACTCCCTCTGGAAAGTGCTTTGAGTTCCCCTGTTATCGCTGGATAGACAAAAATGAAGTGCTTGTTAGAGAGGGCAGTG CTCGATTGCCTCAGGATGAGACGGAATTTCTTAAAAAGCGAAGACAAGAAGAACTGGAATCCAGAAAGGAAATATTCAG atGGATCCAGAGGCGTCCAGGCTTCCCTCAGTCCATAGAACCCACACTGAATAAACTTCCTTTAGACGTTCAGTTTGATGAAGAAAAACAATCAGAGTTCACTAAGAATACATATGAAGT GTTTGTGAAATTAGACTTGGGCAGATATAAAGATTCCTTTCAGTCCTGGAAAGATTTTGCAGATCTTGAGAAGATATTTACAAATTATGAAACCAAGAACACTCTACTAG AGAACGTGATCCAAGACTGGAACACGGATTACATGTTTGGCTATCAGTTCTTGAATGGCTGCAATCCTGTCATGATTAGGAAATGCATGAAACTTCCAGACAAATTTCCAGTCACACATGAGATGGTGAAGGGCTCTCTGCAGAGAGGTCTCACGCTACAAGATGAAATAAAG AAAGGAAACATCTACATAGCGGATTATGAAATCTTGGCGGGATTGCCGGCCAATAAAGCAAAAAATACCCAGTACTATTTGACTGCACCCATCTGCTTACTCTACAACAATAGAGTGAACCAAATTGTGCCAATTGCCATTCAG CTCAGTCAAACACCAGGGGAAAAGAGCCCAATCTTTCTCCCAGACGATAATGAATACGATTGGATGCTGGCCAAGATGTGGGTAAAATCTTCTGACTTCAATGTACACCAGCTGGTCACACACCTTCTCAAGACACATCTGATATCAGAGGTTTTTGAAGTAGCCATGTACAGACAGCTCTCTGCAGCCCACCCTGTATACAAG TTACTGATACCTCATGTCCGTTTCACAATGGCAATCAATGCAGAGGCCCGTATAAAACTCATCAGTGATGACGGGTTCTTCGGCAAG AGTAGTAGCGTAAGTGGAAATGGGATTGATCAATTGATGGAAAGGGCTACGAAAACTTTAACCCTCAAGTCCCTGTGTTTCCCTGAGACCATAAAAGCTCGAGGAATGGAAAATGCACCCAAGTACTATTATAGAGACGATGGCATGATGATCTGGAAGGCAATACACTG TTTTGTTTCTGATGTGGTCGAGATCTACTATGCCGGAGATGAGAAGGTTCAAAAAGATGTGGAGATTCAAGGATTTGTTAAGAACGTTTCCTTTGGCTTGCTTGATTCCAAGGGTGAAA AGTTTCCACAGTCTCTGAATACTCGAGCGGAGCTAACCGAGTACCTGACTGCTGTGATATTCAACGCTTCAGCACAACATGCTGCAGTCAATTTTGGACAG TTTGAATGGGATGCCTGGATCCCCAACAGTCCTTCAACCATGCGCAAACCGCCTCCTATAAAGAAAGGCGAAGTGGATTTGAAATATTTCATGGAGTCTTTGCCTGACCGTGACTCTTCCAGTGGGGCTCTAGGAACAACTTGGGCCCTCAGTCGGTTCCAGAAAAATGAG CGGTACTTGGGCATGTATCCAGATATGCGCTTCACGGAGCCAGCAGTGAAGGAAGCCATTAAGAAATTTCACAAGAAACTAAACGAGGTGACCGACAGCATCAAGCGCCGGAATGAAGGATTAACAATGGAGTATTGTTATCTGTCCCCAAACAAAATCCCCAACAGTGTTGCAATTTAA